The following proteins come from a genomic window of Amyelois transitella isolate CPQ chromosome 24, ilAmyTran1.1, whole genome shotgun sequence:
- the LOC106135859 gene encoding elongin-C — protein MSEQNVGSAPGSAAPSATSVAEEQRSASTAAASVAGTVASEEKVFGGCEGPDAMYVKLVSSDGHEFIVKREHALTSGTIKAMLSGPGQFAENEANEVNFREIPSHVLQKVCMYFTYKVRYTNSSTEIPEFPIAPEIALELLMAANFLDC, from the exons atgtCTGAACAAAATGTTGGGTCTGCCCCTGGTTCCGCCGCCCCGTCGGCCACTAGCGTCGCCGAAGAGCAGCGCTCTGCAAGCACTGCTGCTGCATCTG TTGCCGGCACAGTCGCTTCAGAAGAGAAAGTGTTTGGCGGCTGCGAGGGCCCAGACGCCATGTACGTGAAGCTGGTGTCATCTGACGGCCATGAGTTTATTGTGAAGAGGGAGCATGCACTGACTTCTGGTACCATCAAGGCCATGCTGAGCGGTCCCGGCCAGTTTGCCGAGAACGAAGCCAACGAGGTCAACTTTAGGGAAATTcc ATCACATGTCCTCCAAAAAGTCTGTATGTATTTCACATACAAGGTGCGGTACACCAACTCTTCTACAGAAATCCCTGAGTTCCCGATTGCTCCAGAAATCGCCCTGGAATTATTGATGGCCGCTAACTTCTTGGACTGTTAA
- the LOC106135926 gene encoding ubiquitin carboxyl-terminal hydrolase 20, with the protein MDKGVTCDHLNKVTDSLGKELWQTKETLTCFDCGCPGPNLWICLQPDCHHIGCSEVKNDHSTLHQKNFPTHCVHMNVSTERIWCYLCEKEVHVKAALAQGLTSPDSTSLDGSISSARFGSIVLGSPDDELDPDDMDYDDEARHRAGLVGLQNMGNTCYMNAALQALSNTAPLTSYFLECGAAIAILAGDKKPGLSRAYQKLIKEMWSRKTRGYVVPNGILYGIRSVHPMFRGYHQHDTQEFLRCFMDQLHEELKEPIYDNALEDKLTSEADGDHQDNRNLHVRRRAASSGASDAPFFARMRRKSPAASSYSESRTDGYLRVSESCPTSGNRHRRSASFGGARHLAYAALADNFTGGESINREVGSESELSCSSEAEERYETCSSGASDAELRPERTRKTSGSCGSGDGNSVRYRSIISDVFDGKLLSSVQCLICDRVSTRVETFQDLSLPIPSREHLAVLRCQQPHHNTATAQESWVWWLLSWLRSWFYGPVVSLQDCLAAFFSADELKGDNMYSCSRCNKLRNGVKMSGVVRLPEVLCVHLKRFRHELMFSAKVAARVAFPLHDLNMAPYTHKDCTSKVTRYELCAVISHAGTAGGGHYTCVARNGRNWYTFDDLCIAPMPFHHLAHCEAYVLFYKKVNPQMTVLRQKAAEILNSTTLEPNDIKFYISKQWINKFNNWAEPGPIDNSDFVCCHGGVRPDRAQNLQHLATVVPGVLWQFLHEHFGGGPALSHAHGCAGCARAALRLRARRQRELAAFADLHAIFQEQERPRAIYAISMHWFRQWQAFVRNKTQQPPPPVDNSGIVTKQEIDGVTTYSVKQGSDHAQLSEELWRFFTDIYGGGPEVKLKSPGSNPIIQEPPKEKLLENRTLSRKYSESDKEEYCSKSTSEMNIRDTIQGELQKNQSLQNINRRYKKAESDDDVNYKCQYKRHEPNGNYQDSDDEMESIPLQYVNTVRMENGVDSSDHDANDNPVCAKKTDDLPNLDSISLKAKPSKSGKARKMKKRTVK; encoded by the exons ATGGATAAAGGAGTGACGTGTgatcatttaaataaagtgaCAGACTCCCTTGGGAAGGAGCTATGGCAAACAAAAGAG ACACTAACATGTTTCGACTGTGGCTGCCCGGGTCCCAACCTCTGGATCTGCTTGCAACCTGACTGCCATCATATCGGTTGTTCCGAAGTGAAGAATGACCACAGCACTTTACACCAAAAG aacttCCCAACGCACTGCGTTCACATGAACGTCTCCACTGAGAGGATATGGTGCTACCTGTGTGAAAAAGAGGTTCACGTTAAAGCTGCGTTAGCACAGGGATTG ACAAGTCCAGACTCGACATCTCTAGACGGTTCCATCAGCAGTGCTCGTTTCGGTTCCATAGTCCTGGGCTCGCCCGACGATGAACTGGACCCAGATGATATGGACTACGATGATGAGGCGAGACACAGAG CAGGTCTCGTGGGCCTCCAAAACATGGGTAATACGTGCTACATGAACGCCGCCCTGCAAGCCCTTAGCAACACCGCCCCGCTGACGTCATACTTCCTGGAGTGTGGCGCGGCCATCGCAATATTAGCGGGGGATAAGAAACCGGGACTTAGTCG ggcatatcaaaaattaataaaagaaatgtggAGTAGGAAAACGAGAGGCTACGTCGTACCTAATGGGATCCTGTACGGAATACGGagt GTGCACCCAATGTTCCGGGGATACCACCAACACGACACACAGGAGTTCTTGCGATGCTTCATGGACCAACTGCACGAGGAACTCAAAGAGCCG ATATATGACAATGCACTCGAAGACAAACTAACCTCTGAAGCGGACGGGGACCACCAGGATAACAGGAACTTGCATGTCAGGAGACGGGCGGCTTCGTCTGGAG CGAGCGACGCGCCATTCTTCGCTCGAATGCGACGGAAATCTCCAGCCGCTTCCTCGTACAGCGAATCTAGAACTGACGGCTATCTCAG GGTATCGGAAAGCTGCCCGACTTCGGGCAACCGTCACCGACGCTCGGCCAGTTTCGGCGGCGCCCGCCATCTTGCTTACGCCGCACTCGCTGATAACTTCACTG GTGGTGAATCTATCAATCGGGAAGTGGGTTCAGAATCGGAACTGTCATGTTCGAGCGAGGCCGAGGAGCGCTACGAGACTTGTTCCAGCGGCGCCAGCGACGCCGAGCTCAGGCCGGAGAGGACGCG CAAGACTTCAGGGTCGTGTGGAAGCGGCGACGGCAACTCAGTTCGTTACAGGAGCATTATATCAGACGTGTTTGATGGAAAGCTTCTGTCTTCAGTGCAATGCCTCATTTGTGATAGG GTGTCCACCCGCGTAGAAACGTTCCAAGActtgtctctgcctatcccgtcGCGGGAACACCTGGCCGTGCTGCGGTGTCAACAGCCTCATCACAACACGGCCACTGCGCAGGAGTCATgg GTTTGGTGGTTGTTGAGCTGGCTCAGGTCGTGGTTCTACGGGCCTGTGGTGTCTCTACAGGATTGTCTAGCTGCCTTCTTCAGCGCGGACGAACTCAAAGGCGATAATATGTATAG TTGTTCCCGCTGCAACAAGTTGCGCAACGGCGTCAAAATGTCCGGCGTGGTGCGGCTGCCCGAAGTGCTGTGTGTCCACCTCAAGAGGTTCCGTCACGAGTTGATGTTCAGTGCCAAGGTGGCCGCCAGGGTGGCGTTCCCGCTTCACGACCTCAACATGGCGCCTTACACGCACAAAG ATTGCACATCAAAAGTGACCCGCTACGAGCTATGCGCGGTCATTTCCCACGCGGGCACAGCCGGCGGCGGTCACTATACTTGCGTGGCTCGCAACGGCAGGAACTGGTACACCTTCGACGACCTGTGTATAGCGCCGATGCCATTCCACCATTTGGCACATTGCGAGGCATATGTGCTCTTTTACAA AAAAGTGAACCCCCAAATGACGGTGCTACGGCAGAAAGCGGCCGAGATACTCAACTCTACGACACTGGAGCCCAACGACATAAAATTCTACATTTCTAAACAGTGGATCAATAA ATTCAACAACTGGGCCGAACCGGGTCCAATAGACAACAGCGACTTCGTCTGCTGCCACGGCGGAGTGAGGCCGGACCGGGCGCAGAACCTGCAACACTTGGCCACCGTAGTGCCCGGCGTCCTCTGGCAGTTCCTGCACGAGCA TTTCGGCGGCGGGCCGGCGCTGTCGCACGCGCACGGCTGCGCgggctgcgcgcgcgccgcgctgcgcctgcgcgcgcgccgccagcGCGAGCTCGCCGCCTTCGCCGACCTGCACGCCATATTCCAG GAACAAGAAAGGCCCCGCGCTATATACGCAATAAGCATGCATTGGTTCCGGCAATGGCAGGCGTTTGTGAGAAACAAAACGCAACAACCACCGCCACCTGTCGATAATAGCGGAATTGTTACTAAACAG GAAATAGACGGAGTCACAACATATTCGGTAAAACAAGGGTCCGACCACGCGCAACTAAGTGAAGAACTATGGCGGTTCTTCACAGACATCTACGGCGGAGGGCCCGAGGTCAAACTCAAATCCCCAGGCTCCAATCCAATAATACAGGAACCACCCAAAGAGAAACTACTTGAAAACAGAACACTCTCAAGGAAATATTCGGAATCGGACAAAGAAGAATACTGCTCAAAATCTACTTCGGAAATGAACATACGAGACACAATACAAGGGGAACTGCAAAAGAACCAATCGCTACAAAATATCAACAGGAGATACAAGAAGGCGGAATCAGACGACGACGTCAATTACAAGTGTCAATATAAACGTCACGAACCGAACGGTAACTACCAAGATTCTGACGATGAAATGGAGTCCATACCTCTGCAGTACGTCAATACAGTTCGCATGGAGAACGGGGTGGACAGTTCCGATCACGACGCGAACGACAATCCGGTGTGTGCAAAGAAAACTGATGACCTGCCAAATCTAGATAGTATATCTTTGAAAGCGAAGCCATCGAAGAGTGGGAAAGcgagaaaaatgaaaaagcgGACGGTGAAATGA
- the LOC106135962 gene encoding zinc finger protein PLAG1-like, whose translation MATPPPNPTEGEEGVSVPELAEESSGERPASAQKMFIAPPASQLPTKLQFVARGAPGPSGGIKQCFRTVKTARRVPTLPRRDDDPVPGPSTEPERRARRDRERHKRHACSTCDKRFSSPGKLQQHVLSHTGELPFSCDLCDKKFNSKFKLVRHNLIHSEARAFKCSTCSKTFNRKDHLTNHERVHNPTKRLYTCEKPDCRKSYTSSLSYRKHAALHSAEEGNLQCKICDEVFATRQEIVYHLKVHTGSRTVKNETDKKFTCDHCDRRFFTAKDVRRHLVVHTGRRDFVCPHCPQKFGRKDHLVRHMKNAHPEESVKSATPGTSSEPQAEPTAFEETYPEFDIEGTDFIWKPSSSKESTSEVQSRAPSTEIIVEIPPVLDIKVEPSEVKIEESVDTHIKVEQPTSPSCELLSAEAYPVVFMVSAPYTQTESESIYITTEQLPDPIRRSSEGILLDPLLMDPGEGPSGLSNEMLGLLEEGEPSYGTSEESHSASTPQPQRLPAFRKAFQTAKSPKPPPPPPPH comes from the coding sequence ATGGCCACCCCGCCACCAAACCCTACTGAAGGAGAGGAGGGCGTCTCCGTCCCCGAGTTGGCGGAGGAGTCGAGTGGGGAACGCCCGGCCTCCGCGCAGAAGATGTTCATAGCACCGCCTGCCTCGCAGCTGCCCACTAAGCTGCAGTTCGTAGCCCGTGGGGCGCCAGGCCCTAGCGGCGGAATCAAACAGTGTTTTCGCACCGTGAAGACGGCGCGACGTGTCCCCACACTGCCTCGGCGAGACGACGATCCGGTCCCGGGGCCGTCCACCGAGCCCGAGCGACGCGCACGCCGCGATCGGGAACGTCACAAGAGGCATGCCTGCTCTACCTGTGATAAACGCTTCTCGAGCCCCGGTAAGCTCCAGCAACATGTTTTGTCCCATACTGGTGAACTTCCCTTCTCATGTGACCTTTGCGATaagaaattcaattcaaaattcaagCTTGTGCGCCATAATCTTATTCACAGTGAAGCAAGAGCGTTCAAATGTAGTACTTGCAGTAAGACATTTAATCGAAAAGATCATCTCACTAACCATGAAAGAGTCCATAATCCAACTAAAAGGTTGTATACATGTGAGAAGCCAGATTGTAGAAAGTCTTATACATCATCACTGAGCTATAGAAAGCATGCTGCATTACATTCGGCTGAGGAGGGAAATCTACAGTGTAAGATTTGTGATGAAGTGTTTGCTACTCGCCAAGAAATAGTTTATCACCTGAAAGTACACACTGGAAGCCGGACTGTGAAAAATGAGACTGATAAAAAGTTCACATGTGATCACTGTGATAGAAGATTCTTCACAGCTAAAGATGTGAGGCGGCATCTTGTGGTGCACACAGGTAGACGGGATTTTGTATGTCCGCATTGCCCACAAAAGTTTGGACGGAAGGATCATTTAGTGAGACATATGAAAAATGCTCACCCGGAGGAATCTGTGAAGTCAGCAACTCCGGGTACATCTAGTGAACCACAGGCTGAACCCACTGCATTTGAGGAAACATATCCAGAATTTGATATAGAGGGTACAGACTTTATTTGGAAGCCATCGTCATCTAAAGAGAGCACATCAGAGGTCCAAAGTAGAGCACCTTCAACTGAAATCATTGTGGAAATTCCACCTGTACTTGATATAAAAGTTGAGCCATCTGAAGTAAAGATAGAGGAATCTGTAGACACTCATATCAAGGTAGAGCAACCCACATCACCCAGTTGTGAACTGTTGTCTGCGGAAGCATACCCTGTTGTGTTCATGGTTTCTGCGCCTTATACTCAAACTGAGTCGGAGtcaatttatataacaacAGAACAGCTTCCTGATCCTATCAGAAGATCGAGTGAGGGAATTTTGTTAGATCCCTTGCTGATGGATCCAGGGGAGGGCCCGTCAGGTTTGTCTAACGAGATGCTAGGGCTTTTAGAAGAGGGCGAGCCTTCATATGGGACAAGCGAGGAGAGCCACAGTGCCTCCACACCTCAGCCGCAGCGGCTGCCCGCGTTCCGCAAGGCGTTCCAGACAGCGAAGAGCCCGAagcccccgccgccgccgcccccGCACTGA